The following coding sequences lie in one Cucurbita pepo subsp. pepo cultivar mu-cu-16 chromosome LG13, ASM280686v2, whole genome shotgun sequence genomic window:
- the LOC111809400 gene encoding nematode resistance protein-like HSPRO2, with amino-acid sequence MVDLGWKANMVSSDKTTTTKSPKLIPTANLSLSLPLSFRSSDISTASPSSCSSYDYYLRLNDLRKLWSSKEFPEWTSESVLKPGLQALEITFRFISIVLSDPRPYVNRWEWKRKLESLTTSQIQLIAMIFEDDEEDDEARGRVPIVDLSSSNGVITREGSSAEVWKIRGEATVVSRTSELSLLPRLASWQSSEDIAQMIQYSVECEMRRCPYTLGLGEPNLAGKPNIDYDQICRPNELHSLRKSPYDQIENYENQTVYTTHQILESWIYAAHELLKRIAERIEMKNFARAAKDCYLMERIWKLLQEIEDLHLLMDPDDFLKLKNQLAIKSLQESEAFCFRSTTLVEITKQCKDLKHKVPFILDVEVDPMGGPRIQEAAMRLYSEKREIEKIHLLQALQSIESAIKKFFFAYKQVLVMVMGSLEAKGNRVVVSSNSDDSLSQIFLESTYFPSLDAAKTFLGDMHSVYGSDRRTRMKL; translated from the coding sequence ATGGTCGATTTGGGTTGGAAGGCCAACATGGTTTCCTCTGACAAGACCACCACCACTAAATCCCCAAAGCTCATCCCCACCGCCAATCTCAGTCTatctcttcctctttcattTCGTTCTTCAGACATCTCCACTGCCTCGCCTTCCTCTTGTTCTTCCTACGACTACTACCTTCGCCTCAACGATCTCAGGAAGCTATGGAGTTCTAAGGAGTTTCCGGAATGGACAAGTGAGTCGGTTTTGAAGCCGGGATTGCAAGCTTTGGAGATTACTTTCCGCTTCATTTCGATCGTCTTGTCCGATCCCCGGCCGTATGTTAACCGCTGGGAGTGGAAGAGGAAGCTTGAGTCTCTCACCACGAGTCAGATCCAACTCATTGCTATGATTTTTGAAGACGATGAAGAGGACGACGAAGCGCGCGGCAGAGTTCCGATCGTTGATCTCAGTTCATCCAACGGCGTCATAACTCGCGAGGGAAGCTCGGCGGAGGTCTGGAAGATTCGCGGAGAAGCTACCGTTGTAAGCAGAACAAGTGAATTGAGTCTTCTTCCTCGACTTGCGTCGTGGCAGAGCTCTGAAGACATCGCGCAGATGATTCAGTACTCCGTTGAGTGCGAGATGAGGAGATGTCCGTACACGCTAGGGTTAGGGGAGCCAAATTTGGCCGGCAAGCCGAATATCGACTACGACCAAATTTGCAGGCCAAACGAGCTTCATTCTCTGAGAAAGAGTCCGTAcgatcaaattgaaaattacgAGAATCAAACGGTCTATACAACGCACCAGATCCTGGAGTCGTGGATTTACGCCGCGCATGAGCTTCTGAAACGAATTGCAGAGAGAATCGAGATGAAAAATTTCGCCAGAGCCGCGAAGGATTGCTATCTGATGGAGCGCATCTGGAAGCTTCTACAGGAGATTGAAGATCTTCACCTTCTGATGGATCCGGATGATTTCCTAAAGCTGAAGAATCAATTAGCGATCAAATCGCTGCAGGAATCGGAGGCATTTTGCTTCAGATCGACGACGCTGGTGGAGATTACGAAGCAGTGCAAGGATCTGAAGCACAAGGTGCCGTTCATCTTGGATGTGGAGGTGGATCCAATGGGCGGACCAAGGATTCAAGAGGCGGCGATGAGATTGTACAGCGAGAAGCGAGAGATCGAGAAGATTCATCTGCTTCAAGCCCTGCAATCGATCGAATCGGCGATAAAGAAGTTTTTCTTCGCCTACAAGCAAGTTCTGGTAATGGTGATGGGAAGCCTAGAGGCGAAGGGGAACCGAGTCGTGGTGAGTTCAAACTCGGACGACTCGCTGAGTCAAATATTTCTGGAAT